CGACCCAGCGTTGTCGTTCTGGCTGCCGCCTGGCCCTCCTACCCCCTGGAAGGCCTCGGCGAATCCGTTGCTCGCCTCAAGGAGGCTGGCGTCGCGCTCGTCGTGCTCGTCGGCCCGGTTGCCATGTTCGCGGACTCGCAGCCAAGGCTGCTCTTCAGAGCTGCCGGGAATGGCCATGTGCCTGCCCAGCTGTTCACGCCGCTGCTGGTGGATTTGCGGAGAATCGACCGGGAGCTACGAGCCCAAGCTCGGGAGGCAGGTGCCGAGTATGCATCGCCACTCGATGTCTCCTGTACCGCCGACACCTGCCTCGTCGCGTTGGACGGCCGGGCCGAAAACCTGATGGCATGGGACTCCAGCCACCTCACGCAGGTGGGCGCAAAGTACATAGTCGATAGATGTATCGCCGGTTGGGTCGAGGGGTGGAAGTCCGGGGCAAGGCGACCGGTCACCCCTCAAACAACTGGGTCCCCGATTGACGTCGATACGGTGCCCCAAACGCCCTCCGAGGGGCAACCAGCTCCATAGCAGCTGCGCCTGCCAGGCACCGCGCCAGCAGGGCCGGATTGCCTAAGCCCTTGTCTTTGGCCGCCGTGCGCCCGTCGTCACTGCCTGTCAGGCATGCCACCCAGCGCAAGGACCGTGCGGCGCAGGCCTTCGCCGAGCGGAGTCGTAGCGGACCACCCCAGTTGCCGCAGCGCTGTAGTCGAGTCTCCGATCAGCCGCTTCACTTCGTTGGGTCGGGCGGGCACGGCGCCGAACGCAATCCGTGAGCGTTGCACGCCCATGAAGTCCGTGGTCGCGTGGACCACCTGGCGAAGCTGAGTCGCCTTGCCGCCGCACAGGTTGAGGACCGCCGAACTGTTGGCGCGCAATGCCAGAGGCCAGCTCACCGATGCGGCCATGCAGAATGCCTCGGCGACATCGTCGACGAATACGAGATCGCGTTCCTGCATCCCGTGGGTCACCCTAATCGGCTCGCCTTTCATCGCCATCCGGATGACCGCCGGCACCAGGCGAGTGGCGGGCTCACCAGGCCCGTAGACGTGGAACGGCCGGAGGACGAACGCTTCGAGCCCCAGGTCCCTGGCGAGCGCCCCGAGGAGCAGGGTGGCGGCCGCTTTGGAGGCGCCGTAGGTCGTCACGGGGGCCAGCGCGTCCTCCTCCACCAGCCCTCTCTCACCGATCCGGTCGCCGGTGGCGCCGTATTCGAAGCAGCTCCCCGCCAGCACCACCCGGGTGCACCCGGCTGCCTTGGCCGCGCCGAGCATCGCCTCGACAGGCCGGACGTTGGTGTCCAGGAGGGTAGTCGCCGTCTCGGCCCGGCTGACGCCGGCCGAGGCGAGGTGCACGAGCGCGCCAGCACCACCTACCAGCCTCGACCAAACGGAAGGGTCGGTCACGTCTCCGACAACGACTTCCACCTTGGCAGCCAACTCGACAGGGATCGCGGTGCCCGGCCTGAAGAGCGCACGAACCCTCAGCCCCTTCCCCAGCAGGCGAGCGGCGACTGCTCTGCCGATGAAGCCGCTAACGCCCGTGAGCGCGACTGTCTGCTCCTGGGCTGAGCTCATCGTGTTCCCCTCTCCGCGGCCCCGGGCATCGACTCGAACTGGCGGACGGCTCAGCGCCCGCAGGCGCCCCGGAACGTCGCCACCACGTGCTCCCGCATCGGCGCGGTGAGCCCGGGGTACACCCCCACCCAGAGGGTGCGGTTCATGATGGTGTCGGTGTTCGTGAGCTCGCCCACCACCCGGAACGGCGCCGGGCGCCCGGCCGCGGCGGCGGACCGCACCAGCTCGGTCATGGCCGGCTGCCGCACCAGGTTGCCGGCGAAGAGCATGCGGGTCTGGATCTTCTGCTCCTCCAGCCGCCGCACCAGCTCGTCGCGGGTGACGGCGGCGCCCTCGCGCACCGTGACCATGAAGCCGAACCAGCTGGGCTCGGAGCCGGGTGTGGGCTCCGGCAGCACCAGCACGTCGCCGAGGTCGGCCAGCTGCGCGCGGTACCAGGCCCAGTTGGCGCGCCGCGCCGCCACGAAGCCGTCCAGCCGATCGAGCTGGGCCACGCCCACCGAGGCCTGCAGGTCGGTGACCTTCAGGTTGTAGCCGAGGTGGCTGTAGACGTACTTGTGGTCGTAGCCCTTGGGCAGGTCGCCCAGCTGCCACTCGAAGCGCCGCTTGCAGGTGTTGTCCACGCCGGAGGGGCACCAGCAGTCGCGCCCCCAGTCGCGGATGGAGGTCATGGCCTTCTCCAGC
The genomic region above belongs to Anaeromyxobacter sp. and contains:
- a CDS encoding NAD(P)-dependent oxidoreductase; its protein translation is MSSAQEQTVALTGVSGFIGRAVAARLLGKGLRVRALFRPGTAIPVELAAKVEVVVGDVTDPSVWSRLVGGAGALVHLASAGVSRAETATTLLDTNVRPVEAMLGAAKAAGCTRVVLAGSCFEYGATGDRIGERGLVEEDALAPVTTYGASKAAATLLLGALARDLGLEAFVLRPFHVYGPGEPATRLVPAVIRMAMKGEPIRVTHGMQERDLVFVDDVAEAFCMAASVSWPLALRANSSAVLNLCGGKATQLRQVVHATTDFMGVQRSRIAFGAVPARPNEVKRLIGDSTTALRQLGWSATTPLGEGLRRTVLALGGMPDRQ